ATTCATGGGGAGGAATAATAAGCAGATATTAATAACTTATTAAAAACTCAAGGGAAATTGAGTTAAACATACCAGTGTAAAGAGGTTTTAAAAGGGCATATGCAGCATTGCAtacattttctttgaaagaaTATCTGCTTTTATCTATTCACCAAAATACCAAATTAGCTACCAGCAGTGATCTCTGTGTGGTGAGATAACGAGTTTTGCCCTTTTCCACAACACTAATGTTTTGCGTTCGCGTTCAAAAGCAATTGTTAAAGCCTTAAAACATGGTAACAAAATAAGTTACCACAGCGTGAAACAGtacaaaagaacagagaaagcctctttttcttttttttttggtcaaattcccctccccccccttaGGGCGGGACTTCCCGCCTTCAGGTTCTCAGTTCGGTCCGCTAACGGACGTAAAAAGACTTCCATCCCCGAGCTGTAGAAGCTAGGCTTTGGTGGGCTTCCAAGTGTTCGTTATGTCGGGTCgtgggaaaggagggaagggtcTCGGAAAGGGAGGCGCCAAACGCCACCGCAAGGTCCTGCGCGATAATATCCAGGGTATCACCAAGCCCGCCATTCGGCGTCTGGCCCGGCGTGGTGGCGTCAAGCGCATCTCTGGCCTTATCTATGAGGAGACCCGCGGGGTGCTGAAGGTGTTCCTGGAGAACGTGATTCGGGACGCTGTCACTTACACCGAGCACGCCAAGCGCAAGACTGTCACCGCCATGGACGTGGTCTACGCGCTCAAGCGCCAGGGACGCACCCTTTATGGTTTTGGCGGCTGAGTGTTTAGTTTTGTGTCTGTTCCTTTAACAAAAGGCCCTTTTCAGGGCTTCCTACTTTTCTCTTGTAAGGAGCTGTGATTCTGATATTTTTCATTGCTTGGAGTTGTTAAAATAACGAAAAGTGTGATTATTGTAGTTTGGTCTGCAAAACTGTTTTGTGCTTACTCTGGGACGCGTGTGTTCCCAATCCCGCCCAGGTACAGCAGGGGCCGTTAGGATCGCTATCCAGTCAATTCCTTACCTAAGGATATATTGAGGCTGAATTGGTATGGGGTGTTTAGTTGTGTAATTTGCTAAACGAGGTAGTGGGGAAAGTCCTTGCAGATGCCTACGTTCACTACTACGTAACTTTCTTTTAGaaagtaatttttataatttaaccaCCTATGAAAAGTGGGGTAACTTTGTGTCAGTTAATACACTGTACCACTGGCAAGAAGTCACACACAATCGAGTCTGGCACTGTTACTTGGAAAAAGTGTATTCAGATCCCAAACTGGGAAAGtgttttatagaaaaagaattcGTCTTTAAGGTTAGTTAGTGACATCTCTGCCCCTCTAAAGGTAATAACTATCTTGTCAAATCAAGCTCGCAGGCATGTTCTATGTGCCTGGAGGGATAGTCAGTAGCCTATTGCTGGTCTGGATCACTTATTTACCACAAAGGATAGGGAGaacattttatacaaattagtCCACTCATAGAGTCAAGTGAGTAAAGGGTTTTTTTGGTTGCTTTTAAAAGGCGAGGCTCATAATTGGCGCTCATTAAGTCTTAATTTATGTATTTGGTGAAATGGTGAATGTCACTGGTGACAAGAACTGGGGAGGGACAGTTATAGTAATGGATTCAGATAAAGCAAAAGTACAAAATTCCTGGTCCACATATGGAGAGCACATATGTTTTATTTagacatatttttcttaatttttttgtcacTAATGTAAGCATGTTAATGAAAAATGTACTTGTTTTCAACTTGTGAAAAATCGTCCGATTTGGCACCGCTAAGCAGACCCACATATATTTTCAACATAAAGAATAACCTCTCTGTTTAGgatgtaaaagataaaaataaatattttaagagatgtaAATGTCCTGTTTTGTGACTTTACTACCAAAGGGATGCAAGATGGTGAAACATTTAAGCATAATCATTAGAAGCAGATGGCTTGGGATTAAACCTATACCACCATTCTCTTGTGGTGAGAACGGGTTAAGTTACACATCttttctgggccttagtttctccATTTATACAATTGTGTGATAATGATATTGATACCTCGCTCAgaggattgttttgaggattaatgaGTTGATAAATGAAAAGTGCTTAAGTACCAGTGCCTGACAAATAGTAAGTGCAATGTGAAGCAGTTATTACTCATTTATGCCTCATCCCTAATTGCATCACAACCACATTCCAGCTGAGATTCTCTAGTCTGTTATGGGGCCATGGGAAATACCCTAAAGTCAATATGTTTTTTGAAACAGTTTTTGCACTTGGAGATATTATCTTGATTATTCCTACTGTGTCACACCTGTTCGTTTGTACTCACATTCTGGGTGGTAAATAAAAGGCAGGAGGAGCCTTCCTTAGCCTTCTGAGGATGATTACAGCATAACTGGATAGGTTTGCTgcgatttttgtctttctctttctcactttctaTCAACCTCATCTCATTTTTCTGAATAGCCATAGGATTTAACTGCCAAAGAGAAACTCAGACATCATGTGGACAAAAGATCTGTCTCTTATGTGAAGGCACATAAGAATTACTATGAAAAAGTTGTTTGTCTAAATAATAACTGGTCTTTCAATAGACCAGTTAATCAGAATCTGTAGGATTGGGTCACCTCAAATACAACTCATTAGCACCTCCCATTTCTACTGGTCCCACAGGCCTTTTCAAATCTAAGGGGAAATCTCGGTGTTTTAATACCATCTTTTCATCAATTTCAACTTTAAGAGAATGCTCTCAAAGGCTGTGGAACTCTCAGACCCAAAGCTCAGACCCAAATTAAGGGACAAAGGATCAATCATCCTTTGTTGCAATGAGAGGGCCTGTCCAGGAGTTcaagtttttacctttctcccaaGAGAGGATTTAGTTCAAAATTCATGGGTTTATTTTATCTGTTGTTAATGGATTAAAGTTTGTTGCATAAAAAGTTCTTGCTATAAACATCTGCTAGGTTCAGCGGTTATAGAATCAAGACATCAGAAACCACGGACAACATCTTGGCTTTCCTTTCCAGCTGTACTGGGAAAACTACCCTTAAAAAAGAAACCataggagttccctggtggtgcagtagttggggatctgcctgccaatgaaggggacatgcgttccatccctggtcggggaggatcccacatactgcagagcggctaagcccgtgtgccacagctgctgaccctgcactctggagcctgagagccacaaccgctgagcccgtgcaccacaactactgaagcccgcacgctctagggcccacgtgctgcaactactgaacccacatgctgcaactactgaggcccacgcacctggaacccatgctccgcaacaggaggtgCCGCAGTGGGAGGCCCACATactgcaacagagagtagcccctgctcccccactcgccacaactgaaGAAACCCCAcgtgcagcgacaaagacccaatgcagacaaaaaaaccaaaaaaaacaaaaaacaaaaaaacacaacatagTCTACACTAAAACcttaacaaatagaaaaaattattgtGACTAAATACCCTGAGAATCAGCATGTATTACTTAACACAGTTTCATTGCTTGTTCAGGACTCTAACCTAGTTAGTATACAGGAAAGCTCTCAGTCAATAGCATCAGGAATGTtagttaattaattcatttattcattaatattaCTGAATGACTGCTGTGCTTCAGGCATTGTACTTGGCACTGGTGATACAGCAAGGAAAAAAACAGTCTCTTTTTACTAGGGAAAGACAGAAGATAAACTAATACACAATCATTTTTCTACATCCAATGGCCAATTATTAGTCTTCATTTTATTTGACCTATTGGAAACACTGACATAATTGACCCTACAATTTCTCTTTGATATACTTTCTTCACTTGGTTCTCTCTTACCAGAGGCTCTGTATCTATTGCTAGCTCATCTCTTCTCCCCAGACCCTTAAGGTTGGGGTATACAGGGCTAAgtttttactacttctttttctGTACTCACTCGCTTGAAGATCTCACCAAGTTCAGACTTTCAATACCAGCTGTACATTAATGACTTCCAATTTTATATTGCCAACCCAGGCTTCTCTCCTAAACTCCAGACAGACATACacccaatttctttttcttttctttttttttttttttttgtgggggtggggtggggggcgagtGGCTTGCAGTACCTTAGTTCCcccactagggattgaacccaggcctcagcagtgaaagcaccgagtctgaaccactggacagccagagaATTCCCTACAGTTCCCTATATTTTTTCTTCACATGGATGTTTGACATCTTAAAGTTAACATGTCCAAAATAGAATCCTTAGTACTCCCCCATCCTAATCTTTCATTAAAACATTCCCCCATTTAGTTGATAATTACTTCATTCTTGTCCATTCAATTATTCTAGAAATCCTCTTGATTTTGCcttcaaaatatatatggaaacatCAATTCTCTGTACCACTATGCTACCACCCTGGCTTGAGGACCGTTTTCTCTCCCCTAGGTTactggcttcagtttccttaataTTTTTCCTACTTCCACATTTGACTCCCCACTGTCCTGTGGGAAGGTACTTTGATGCCCTGGTAGCCTCCAAACACACTACCAGGCAAGCTCTCCCATGGCATAAAAAGActcaaattaaatcaaaatgttgGGGatgcatgattttttaaatcaatttaaacACATAACCTGAGACAAGGGGAAAGATGTAGGGTAAGTTAAGACTTAAAGTAAGGGTTCAAGGAGATAGGCCACAGTAGCTGAATCATGGGTTACACAATGCTCAGATATCTTTCTGCTGCATCAACCTTTCTTACTGATGGTTTGGTTATGAAGCCCAGAGTCCAGGTTTGGGCAAGAATGTCCACAGATAGACCCTGGCCTATCAAAGAGAGATTATTACCCCTGGCCACACCTGTTGCTCACCAATTTGCCTGCCAAATAGCCATGGGTTTTATTTGTGTTATCTTGGGCAAAGGACGCATGGGGGCCAGAATGGATACCCCATATCCCAAATATATTTAGTGTATCAGGAATATTTAGTGACTCATGTAACCCAGGCATATTTAGTGTCCAGGTGTATCAGGTATAAGTAGTGCCTCAGGATCGTGCAGATCTCCTGGTCCTTTCTCCTTATACTTAACACACATGTGCTCTACTTTCTAACTACTTATCTATACAGTACTTAATGCATCTTATGAGTTTCATCCATCACATTTGTTTCTCTGTAGCAGAATTAAATCTTTGCAAATagtataagaaatacatatttcataatatttagGAAGCCAAGATCAAGAATTGGATTAGATATGCTCAGACCTTTAGATAGGTATTTTATAATagagtatttaaatttttatcttttgtttaacTTGGTCTGTTTTTTATTAATATGACATAGTTGTGAAAAAGGGATGAAGGCTTACTTGTTTAAGGAGGAGTGGTTCTAAACCTATATTAATAACCACATTCCTATGAAAAAGGATTTTGTATAAAATCCCATCACTCTTCTGTATTGTTTTGTAGACAGGGCCAATcaatctatattttatattttcaaaagtcaTGTTAAGTATTACTTTTTATCAAAAGTTcttttaatggaatatttttctaaaatttgatgAGTCAGTTTGAAAAATATAGCAACTGAAAGTATATAAAAAGGTTTTAGTAAAGGACCTTTAGCCACAATCAAATCAGTTCATTCAGTCCAAAGTGATtaattcttgggaattccctggcggtccagtggttagggttccgcgcttccactgaaggagacacaggttcgatccctgggggggggggggactaaAATCCCCTCacgccacgtggccaaaaaaaaaaaaaagtaattaatcaTTGCTTTGTTGATCTTGGGTTAAGCAGCCTGCTTCTAATATGGCTTGCAAAATCTTAAATCAGACCTGTGGTAGAGCTTGACAGTATCAGGTACAGTTATTTATTAAAGTTCTTTTGATGTTTCTTCTGGAAAACTCAATTTCAGATCTGTTTTGTAGCAGGGGCCCTTTAGAGATAACTGCATAGAAAACCAGCAACTATCTGTTGATGATAAGAGAGAAAACGTCTGGTCAATGTATTATATTAATCAACATTATCAGTATGGAGTAGGATAGAATCGCCAATTTAGGTATGTATTATGAATAGTGAGGACATTGACATACCTCCCAGTGCGCTTTGATATAGGCCATAAAGTATTTGCTATTATTGTCACCAAATGAGAAGGTATTTATACCTAGGAACAAAATCTGTTGGCAGGTTTTTGTGTcttttatatgcatataattaTGGTCTACCCAACTTAAAAAGTATAACTGTTAAACATTTATATCAATAACATTTTATCTGGTTAACTTAGGGATGTATAGTTTCCTCTTTTGATTTGCtctcttttttcaaatattgCACAATATATAGAGAACAATTCTCACAACTGTATACGCTTCATTACAAATATAAATGAGAGAACAAACCTTACGTTTGGCCTAGTGgtcacaacaacaaaaataatttagatataAATAGATAATACCTTAATGGCTTCATTATTCAAAATTTGGGGGTCTGGATTTAGAAAAAGTAATATCAAAAAGAAATCAGGCTATGAATGTAATAAGAGATTTCTACAGCCAAATACTAAAATATTGGGTATAAGATAGCATTTAAACTATGCACAGAATACTTAgggattttttttgatgttttttttttttcttttttcttttttaaagaactggGAGACTTTTGTCAAAATTATTCGAGAAATCAATGGAAAGCCACAAATAGTAATAGACCCTCAGAAAATGCtggggaaatataattaaaagcaaaatctcCCAATTCAGAAAAGCTCTCCAAAAAGGGAGTAGGAACAGAAAAGTTTTACTATTGCATAAGCATTAAACCAGAATGTGAAGCATGTCACAGGCAATTTGCTAAAGGGATTGCAAAGCAAGGAGAGAAATCTCTTTTATACAGCTAAATGGGTACAACCCTTTCAAACATTATGTAGGCTTAGCAATTTGGAATCTTGTGATAAGGGAAGTTAGGCCTGTCTCTTTTTGGAACAGAGATTGTGTTATCTTCCTTGATTGTATTTCAAAGAGGAAACATTCCTGAGTTGGGAGACTGGCTAGATGAGTGTTTAGCACTTGACATTATGAAGATTAACTACTGGTGAGGCAAGGAAATTTTTAACTTCagctataaaatatgtaaatctggtcattgttttctcattttttgtacATGTGGGCAGTTGTCCTTTAGTTTGTGTCTCTGCATTAGTCAAGCTTTCACCTTTGGCTTTGGGTTTTTTCCTATAGCTTCTAAGACCTGTGGGAAGATACTAAGGCATCCTTTGAGGTTAGGTCTGGATTTCCTAATCTGTTAGGAAAAACTCTACCAAGGATCTTTTTTTAATTAGGTCTCCTAGCTTAGAGGGCTGCCCTGTATTTTTTCATCGTAGAGAACACTTCTGTAACGCgaccttgttttttttaatttagttcacGCCTTTTAATCACATCCCACCCTCACTAACTATTCTGTGAGATATTACAGTGAGCCTGTCCTTTATCAGCCTTCCATACTGGAGTGTTAAAGCCTATTTAACAGCCACGGGTTTGTTTCTTGAGCAGAGGACACATGGAGCTAGAATAGGTTATAGTGATCGAATCGTAAGGCCTTATGTATACTAAATATGCCACGAATTAGTGAGGAGCCAGGTGCACTTCTTTTCCATCCCTTTCTAAACATTCGCTTGCACTCCATCTACAAAGAGAAATATCACTCTGGTAAAACTTTCAAGTCACATGTATTTGGGTGATCCGTTTGCTTCCAGCTTATGACCATCTAAGCTTTCTGTGCTCAAGCAAAGGAACTTTCACAGTAAAGGGTGTAAGCTGTGCTCCTAAATAGTTAAGGATAAAGAGCAAAACGAAGAGCCAAGGATGTAGAGAATGTGAAGCGTGAAAAAGCTCAAAACAAACCAGCATCACGGCTCCTCAGATGAAAAGATGGGGGCCCTGAAAAGGGCCTTTTGTTGAACAAAGAGCGCGAACACTCAGCCGCCGAAGCCGTAGAGAGTACGTCCCTGGCGCTTGAGCGCGTAGACGACATCCATGGCAGTAACAGTCTTGCGCTTGGCGTGCTCTGTGTAGGTGACGGCGTCCCGGATTACGTTTTCCAGAAACACCTTCAGCACCCCGCGGGTCTCCTCGTAGATAAGACCAGAAATACGCTTCACACCGCCACGCCGAGCCAAGCGTCGAATAGCAGGCTTTGTGATGCCCTGGATATTATCACGCAGAACTTTGCGATGACGCTTGGCGCCCCCTTTTCCAAGGCCCTTACCGCCTTTGCCGCGACCAGACATGCCGAAAACCTCGAGGCTTAACAAAGGTTAACTTCCAGGCCTCCCAGATGTAGGCCTTTATACGTCCGTTGGCGGACCGAACTGAGAACCTGGAGAAAGGTAGCGGGAAGTCCCGCCccgggagggggggaggggaatttgaccaaaaagaaaaaaaagccttttttgttcctttgtacTGTGTTTCACAAGGTGGTAACTATTTTGTTACCGTGTTTAAGGCTTTAACAATTGCTTTTGAATGCGAACGCAAAACATAAATGTTGTGGAAAAGGGCAAAACTCGTTATCTCACCACACATAGATCATTGCTGGTAGCTAATTTCGTATCAATATTTTGGTGAACAGATAAAAGCACATAttctttcaaagaaaatgtatgcaatgccgcaaatggcattttggaacttctGAATACATTTTAACCAATTTCccttatttaaagagaaaatacattttttatgttTGCTTGTTATTCTTATGAATGCTCTTTAATACAGTTTTAACCAACTCCCTAgcagccagttttttttttaataaatcattttttttccatttaagaaaaatttacttCTTCACTATACTTGGGTATATACTATACTGACATTTCTaatgaagggtagcagaatacGCCACTCCCAAATATCCTttagcataaggattattttgagcggACTGTTTCTGAGAAAaagcagacacaggagaagctctaAAAACAGAATAGAATTCACCCGTTTTTaagggaaatttacatttatatgagaaatctccatttgtaagggtgtctcacTCAATGCGCCAGGAAGAGAAAGATAACTCACAAGAAACTTACCAATGGAGAAGGTGCAGGATTTAATCGGCCtccccttgtttactgtgctctTCCAGGTCACCTCCTACaacagccaccccccccccccacccacgtcttttgtctttagctgaagatgataTTTGAAGTGGCGGTTCGGGCCACTTCTGGGAGTTTTACTCAGTTCCCCTCTGTTTATTCCATGTATACATGAGACGTACACAGtattaaactttgtttttctcttgttagtctgtttgtttttttttttattacaggaGGGTCTCAGCCACAGAACCAGTGAAACTAATGTTTTCATATAAACAATTGAAATAGTAAGCATAGATAAAGGTCTGGAAGACGAGAAATttataaaaaccacaaaaaacaacCTTAGGGGAAAGGCATTGTTTGGGAGCCTCAGAGATTTGTATTGTTGAAGGCTCCCTAATTCTCTGTACTCAGTGTCTGCCCCTTGTCCAGAGTCCCTGCCCTCTTCCAAGTTACTGGTCCCCAAAATCACTCAGTATCTTCATTATTCCACCGGGTAATTAATATTCATTAACATcagttgcatttatttaaatctgaGACTGTTGCTAGACTGGAGAAGGAAGTAGGAGGTACACCAAATTAATAAGGTCATGCAGAtcaatttttttccagataaattAATATCATGAAGTGAAAAGGCAGTGTAACTCTTTACAACTTATCTTTGCTCGTTGGATCCCTCTGATCTTTAGGCTCCTTCCTCCAGTTTAGCTACTTTGAAGTTATTCATTTGAAAATCCCTACATTTTCCTCCATGTGATCTCATCCTTGTTTAACTTTCAActtcttttttgcctttatttatatcacttatttactttataaggatttttattattataaaattaacagaattttttgactatattttatgggCTTGTCATTGAACTAGGGTCTGGGGATATGCAAATATGAATAAAACCCAGTCTCCACTCCAAGGGAATTTGTACACTAATGGATAAGATACCAAAAGTGTTcagaatgagctccccaaaatgtgCCACATTTGCACATTGATTATTTTGAGGTAAAGGCAATTGAGATCCTGCAATCTCAAGATAAACTTCTGCCCCTCCCTTAACTACTTAGAAGGATTTGAATTGGGGGTCTTTCCCACTATGAGAATTATTACCTGAGAAAAATTTTATCTGAGTGAGCCAGCTGCATGGCAGGGCAAACTAATTACCCAATATTTGATTTCCCTCTTATTGTCCATGTGAATTATCCTCTTGTGCTTGGAAGCCACTAAgccattccttagctcaggatggcatatatacctcattttacctttctgTTTTTGAATTTCTCAGGTATGTGGGGTTTCTGtatgtatgaaattaaatttgattttctcctgttaatctatctCATGTCAATTTGATGATTAGGCCAGCTAAAAGAAccttagaagggtagaggaaaatccTTGCTCCCCGACAATACACAACAAATCTAATATGGGAAGATACTGTTAGGTTCTTTCATGGTAGTCCAGAGTCTGCAGAAAGGAAAATTAATGGGAAGACCAACTCCAGGAATAAAGTTTAAATAATACTTTCATAAATCTTGTGCTACTAAACTTGAACTGTACCTCTTATGAAAACAACTTTACAGTATAAACTATGGAGTCCTAAAAAGTTCTTCAACATCTAATTGAAATTAGAAATATCTAAATTATTTTGGCAAGATTTTTGGAAAgtttgttatctccatttttaaatacaagttttactttttttctgattatgtaGATAGTAAAGAACAGTACGTGCTTTACCCAATGAAATTGGGTTAATAgtccattaatttaaaaaactcagttAACATGTGGAATTATAAGCAATGACATATCacacttgaatattttattttatttaaaacaaaaatttatattcatttatcaaCTATTTGATTATAAGTTCATTGATTTTATCAATCAAAACCACATCAATAATTGTAAAGGCATTATTTTAACAATGTGGTGGTTCTTGCCATGGGGAATAGAATGATGCAATGAAGCAAGTGTTAGTAATTGCATGatcaatatcaataataataacaacagcatattttattattaaaaattgaaagaacTCATAGGCCTTCCTTGGAGCTGTATCATTTACTCTACTTGACAGTTCTACTTCTGagatatatttgtttaaaatatacaaactCAAGTAATGcagatgactttctttttttaatttatttaatttatttatctatttttattttttggctgcgttgggtcttagttgcggtgctcgggatctttcgttgcggcgcgcgggtttctctctagttgtggcgtgccggttttctctctctagttgcggcgcgcgggcttagttgtccaGCAgcatgtggcatgtaggatcttagttccccaaccagggatcaaacccgcgtcccctcaattggaaggcggattctttaccactggaccacctgggaagtcccgcAGATGAGTTTTTAAGAGGGAAAAATTGAATAATTAGATTCACTGAAATCAGGATTCGGGTCTTCCAACATCAAATAATGAAgccaaaaagagaagggaaaaaaggtaACATTTACGTCCTGTTTGTGATTGCTGAGGTCACTTTTATTCCAAGGAATATTATTTACATGTGATTGCAGTTCAGATTGAAATATAGGatatactgggaattccctggcggttcagtggttagaactc
This genomic interval from Balaenoptera ricei isolate mBalRic1 chromosome 11, mBalRic1.hap2, whole genome shotgun sequence contains the following:
- the LOC132374324 gene encoding histone H4, with protein sequence MSGRGKGGKGLGKGGAKRHRKVLRDNIQGITKPAIRRLARRGGVKRISGLIYEETRGVLKVFLENVIRDAVTYTEHAKRKTVTAMDVVYALKRQGRTLYGFGG